In Ooceraea biroi isolate clonal line C1 chromosome 1, Obir_v5.4, whole genome shotgun sequence, the genomic stretch cggacacagtggcaATCGGACACATTGTCAGTTGGACACAGTGCCAATTGCGCACAGTAGAAAACGGACACAcagtggttgcaatcggacacaatagGAAATGGACACACGGTGGTTGCAAACGGACACATGTTCCGTGACAGTTTTCCTAACCTGAAAATGTTACTTGTAaggacttttctatttctatttctttatatggCGTAGCAATGCTACCATGCTTACTTTGCGcatacgtgcgatatttaataaatttagaaagcatatgctgagagtatatgaagcgaggttccacgcaaagcaaagttctacattgtaatttccacgcagtacttttggtcaccccaaagttttgttatttttttatgtggcttcgcccgtcacctagtactcttccacccaagcatatactttcccagtataaaaaattaataatattaaagtaagaaaatttatactgggaaagtatccacactgtatccacgcatgtactttgcaagacaaagcaatgtttattctacatctaattttgactcttccttattagaatgaaactgtcacggaatatgtgtccgtttcctactgtgcgcAATtggcactgtgtccgattgacaATGTGTCTGATTGCCAATGTGTCCGATTCCACACGCAGTGTGtccgtttcttattgtgtccgattgggtCCATGTCCGATTCACTACACCTGCTGTGTCCGATTTATTCTGTGCGCAACTGGGCGTCACTCGATGTGTCTTAGGCATGAGTATCTCTCTTTCAATTCGACTTTCGGACAATTCGCTACTCTTTTCGTCGTTTCTTTGGTCTCTCTCCGGTCTAAACGCTTTTACTCAGTCTTTCGCGGCGCCTGGCTTTACTAatcctttcttctcttctaCATTTCGAAATGCTTTCACTTTCTCCCGTATCGTTCCATTCCTTTGTCTCCGGCGCACCGTCTATCgccgtctctttctccctcgcggCAATCCTCACGTGGAACCCGAAGGATACTCCTTCGGCTTCTTTATATGCTTGAGGTCCTCTTTTcactatttttttaaaatacacttCTATCtaatagttaatattttaacacaaATCTCCTCTCTGCCTCTATAGTCGCAAAGTTACGAACGCTTAACCTCTTCATCTTCTCAACCGACAGCAACGCATGACCGCTCTCAACCAAGTTTCCGCGTCGAATCcgtattaaatgttacatagATTGACCAAAGTCTTATTACAAATAGATAACAATTTTCAGGTAATACGCAAGAAAAAAGCTTTACGGCAATCACAAAGCAATCATATCagtataaataatgaagacgACTTTGACATAGGtgagataaaataatagtaatgtacTGATAAAATTGATGTGATATGTAACATACTATATTGGATTGATTGAAAAGTCCAAGAGAATGATTTTAGCAAACTTTAAGACtgacattatatattaagtattaatacaaagtttcgcACTTGAAGTTTGTTTAAAAACTTTGCACGGATTTTCCTGTAacgcaatataataattttgctattttatataaattgtatttaacaaaaactttggtaattatttagtttaacggagcaacctcggatgaccttgaccttgacatatattatagaagtcaCCCtcttgagtgaccttcaaaaggttttagccgtcgctcactgtttattaaaaagttattaacaaaagaaatttaatgattttgcacgaattttcaactgtccacgcgaagcaaggacttgagtttgacatatattacaaaagtcaccttcccgaataacccgcactaggtttcacccgtcgctcgttgtttgttaaaaagttattaacaaaaaagtttaatgaatagagcataattttacgatatcatatacatttacgaaagagtatatttgatggaattttatctttaaatcagaaataggtttgggttaggttaggttatattttccgaaactggagccccggaccaTAGACTTATAGAGATAGACCGGCCCTCACCGAAGAAAGCAGCGCAGCAACATCACGGTGCAGACATAGCCTTGTGGAGTAGACCCGTCCTTCTCTTTTAGTCGCTGGTGGGGAGAACGAACACGCCTCTTATCGTATCTATAGATATAGGAAAGTTCAGTTCTCGCTAACTCGCAGGCTCGCAGTTAGAGAGAAGAACAGTGTATACCGAATTACTGAACGTGCATACAAAAAGTGAGATGAAATTTAtgagattatattaataatggcAAGATCGTGCTGTATCTGCAAGAAAGAAGCTGGTATAGAGGAAAACGTGACTTTTCATCGGTAAATATTCGCAGTATATATTATGCtatataaaacgaaatataaatattgtctaTGTCGCTTCCATCATATTTGCAagtaaatacatttattcgatgtttttatacacacaagaatatttgaaaattatcgTTCTTTACTTACTCTGAAAGGAGtaataaaacgttaaaatgttaagttaGAGATTACAACTGTGAACTTTGCTATGTAGAAGAtggcaaatttatttagaagcatacaattatataaactcgactttatttaaaatgaaatatacccTACTATGGCTGCGTTCGAAAATTCACTGCCAATACCGAAAGTCTATAAGTTTATGTCACGTACACTATAGACTTTCGGTATTGGCAGTGAATTTTCGAACGCAGCCATAGTAgggtatatttcattttaaataaagtcgagtttatataattgtatgcttctaaataaatttgccaTCTTCTACATAGCAAAGTTCACAGTTGTAATCTCtaacttaacattttaacgttttattaCTCCTTTCAGAGTAAGTAAAGAAcgataattttcaaatattcttgtgtgtataaaaacatcgaataaatgtatttactTGCAAATATGATGGAAGCGACAtagacaatatttatatttcgttttatataGCATAATATATACTGCGAATATTTATCGATGAAAAGTCACGTTTTCCTCTATACCAGCTTCTTTCTTGCAGATACAGCACGATCTTgccattattaatataatctcaTAAATTTCATCTCACTTTTTGTATGCACGTTCAGTAATTCGGTATACACTGTTCTTCTCTCTAACTGCGAGCCTGCGAGTTAGCGAGAACTGAACTTTCCTATATCTATAGATACGATAAGGGGCGTGTTCGTTCTCCCCACCAGCGACTAAAAGAGAAGGACGGGTCTACTCCACAAGGCTATGTCTGCACCGTGATGTTGCTGCGCTGCTTTCTTCGGTGAGGGCCGGTCTATCTCTATAAGTCTatgccccggacacatacgctcgttttcagtcCGCTTCGCggggggctttgcccctccccccgccggagccggtaTTACAGATTTCActgtacagattttgatcacctggtacacggcacggatcctggcgggggggggaggggctccagtttcggaaaatataacctaacctaacctaaccaggttaggttaggttagattaggttaaatcactttccttccttcgttcatattcgtcgtttatgtctttcaatattcaaaataactactatattttcgaaacttcttttgttaataactttttaataaacaatgagcgatggctaaaaccttttgaaggtcactcaggagggtgaccgtgacaacatatgtcaagattaaggtcattcgaggttgctccgttaatctaaataattaccaaaactTTTTATGCTATAGCTGCACGAAAGAAGAAAGCCTTTTTAGATTTGCTGTTAGATGAGAACGACAAAACTGACAAGCCTTTAAGCGATGATCAATTGGTGGCACAAATTCATACATTTCTTCTTGCAGTGAgtcaaaagttttatttattcaaaggttgaccaagtattttgaagtgCTGTAGCCATCTCCCCCAATTATCCGAGAGAGATGAGCAAAACgcttcattataaatataacggACGCAAGTGATATATAGCAGGCATACTCAGAGAGCTTTAAATAAAccttaaatctttttgtcaGTTCAAGCCAGATAGTTAAACTAAATTAGTAACAGACACAAAAATTACTAGCAGACAGTAAAGtttaaatggaaatattttctcaattattatgtttttttctacaaaactTTCTCTTGCAAacacaattaaaattcatcaCAGACTGAGTGATAACACAAAGTTATACAGCCAGTAGCGAAATTAGAACGATTGATTATCTCTCTCATGTGGCCATCTATACCGGAATTATCTCATAATGATAATACATCAGTATATTTATAGAcattgtatgtatgtattttacattaaaaactaCATTGTATACATATAGAGCCAAGATACAACTTCAGCTGCAATAATTTGGGCGCTTGTCCTCTTGGGTACTAATCTCGAGCATCAAGAGAAACTTCACGAAGAACTTGAGaaacattttcaaaattcagaAACACTGGCTAGTGAAACCGAGGTATCACAGTTAAAATATCTTGGTAGAATAGTAAAAGAGACGCTTAGATTATATCCAAGCGCACCTTTCATCATAAGGAATCTAAGTGAAGACATAAAAATAGGTACgatatacttttctctttatttgcCAAAagtaacatgtatatatagatattttagaAACTTTTCTAATATGTAGAtttatttgtaacattttcaATAGTTTGAGAAAGCAAAAAgtatatttcttaaatgtttttcttttgtttaataaaaaataaagataaagatgtaTAGTATAATCCCACACAGAACAaaatgttcattaaatatctaataaatatctaCATATCTATTTGATGTCCATATCTATTATGGATAAcgtatcgatatttaatagATATACAAAATATCTATATCTCTAGAATAACTAGGGGGATATCTCttggatatttatatattatttatatatccatATTCACCAAGTAATTATTGAAGATATCTAGTggatatttacatattattcacATATCCATGTCTATTACAAAGCTATCAAAGATATctatggccggtattcatagtcgaatcttatatttcagACCGTTTTAAGTGTATtttcagatactccatagccaatgaaatgatccatacagcatcttcagataaacttaagacggtcttaaatataagatccgactatgaatacgggCCTATAAGATGTTATTTATATCCATGGTCCATGGAGATTCCTGTCTCTGATTCActaagcgaccgatagatagccaggccaggcgtgacgttttcgcaagaaacatttgcgttatcaccttataaatacccatccggaaaaccgatccagtactcttttcttaatatttcttaataaatcaTGGTGACATTATAATCACATTTCTGTCATATAGTATTTctgcaattaaaattctgttcaatttttattatttatgtgcaattaaatgtatattttcttattgatattttatttatatttatatctatgttattttgcaattttagaGTCATGTTCCATTTATTGTCTTACACTAACGATATCATGAATGGATACCACGGAGAAATCcactgaatattaatatatatgcacTAGATATCTATTTAACTTATTAGAGTTGTAATTTTGTACAAAatcttcatatatttatatattttttatcttttatataaattatgtatatatttatttagaaaagtAGTCCACATAATGTTTTGGAATAGTTATGTTGATCCGTTTTATTTTAGGTGATTACATGCTCCCGCAAAATGTTGAAGTTGCGTTGCCAATTATACTAGTTCATCGAAATCCGGAATTTTGGCCAGAACCAACAAAGTTTGATCCGGATCGATTCCTTccagaaaatagaaaaatcggGGATCAATATGCCTATATTCCATTCAGTGCTGGGCCAAGAAACTGCATTGGTCAGAAATTTGCTTtacttgtaataaaaattgtgttaACGGCGATTTTCAGAAAGTGGAGGGTGAAAAGTGTAAAAACTCCTGACATGATTTATCCCCACTTCTCGATCAGTTATCGACCAGGTGAAGaggttttcatttatttcattccGAAGAAATAATTGCTagcgaatattattatagcttGCACAGTGTGGATTTATTTCTGAAgttgattacaatattattatatgttattacacGTCATTATTGTATTCAAAGTATCATAAGGactgtatgtaaaatataatttaataataggaATACAGAAATTATTCAGATTTCAATATACCTGTTATGATGAAAATAGaagtgatatttttttcttcttatcaCACTACTTTTCATAATGTGCTGAATACTCTGAGGTTTAGcagtaaatttcttttcatttttattggGTTTTCCTGATtcgataagaaatataaaaaaaatatgtgttaccattctaaaattatatttaaaaactcttatgaaataaatgggtatttatgcaaatcagaaaatctctTCCTTTATTATTAGACGGAGAGCTGGTGTACAATTTGTTCAAAATACCTTTTAAAGGttgaaattttgtagaaagatattttttcctATCTGAATAAGATATTGAGCACCTGGCTGGCCAGTGTCGGCCGGAAGCGCACccctaatttttttaaaactgtAAGAAGAAATACTGACaaaaattaagtataaaagttgaaattttaatacataaaattgtatacctttttgaaaaataaaaaaatatgccaGGCGTCTTGGTTGGCTTGGACTTATAGAcagtaaaattgtattattaatggtATGGTACTCAAATTGTTTCATAAAGGTTGTAATTTTTACAACATGTTTCTAATGCTATGAAAGTAAGTTGAAAGCCACGCTGATCTAACAGACGGAACAGCATGAAAAGTAGTAAGAAGGTTCTACGTGAGTGCGACGGAGAGAAGATTGTGCGGATGCggatgcgagagagagagtgtgtgtgtatatggaAGGTGCATAATCCCTAACAGCACATGATATCATTCGAATATTCTATACACATACTGTGAATGTACGTACTGA encodes the following:
- the LOC105275088 gene encoding cytochrome P450 4C1; the protein is MDIIFLILCTLCIVVIMKIMRIMHRQYIIWSKVRHLPQDVYPFIGSSLALIRMLDKERIEWGLSLIDRFKEGICLEWIGGMPMIFVFKPELVQPILTSTVNLDKGIIYNLTKSFIGEGLITSTATQWLHDRKLITPTFHMSVLNNYATIMSEKTKILIKCLEREIERNSGNAIDIVPFIGKATLDITCDTAMGVDLRIQEIESEFTYLKDRGYALVFERILQPWFWIEWLYYLTSSGKEYKSLVNRLNEFSNEVIRKKKALRQSQSNHISINNEDDFDIAARKKKAFLDLLLDENDKTDKPLSDDQLVAQIHTFLLASQDTTSAAIIWALVLLGTNLEHQEKLHEELEKHFQNSETLASETEVSQLKYLGRIVKETLRLYPSAPFIIRNLSEDIKIGDYMLPQNVEVALPIILVHRNPEFWPEPTKFDPDRFLPENRKIGDQYAYIPFSAGPRNCIGQKFALLVIKIVLTAIFRKWRVKSVKTPDMIYPHFSISYRPGEEVFIYFIPKK